GCCTGATCCGCCCGGAAGCCACCGGCTACGGTTGCGTGTACTTCGCCGAGGAGATGCTCAAGAGCAGCCACAGCAGCTTCGACGGCAAGCGCGTGGCGATCTCCGGCTCCGGCAACGTCGCGCAGTATGCCGCGCAGAAGGTCATGGAACTGGGCGGCCGGGTCGTCTCGCTGTCCGACTCGGGCGGCACCCTGCACTTCCCGGACGGCATGACCGCCGAACAGTGGCAATACCTGATGGACCTGAAGAACGTCCGCCGTGGTCGTCTCGAGGAGATGGGCACGCACTTCGGCGTGACCTACCTGGCAGACCAGCGTCCGTGGAACCTGCCGTGCGACATCGCCCTGCCCTGCGCCACGCAGAACGAACTGGATGGCGAGGACGCCCGCGCGTTGCTGAAGAACGGCTGCATCTGCGTGGCCGAAGGCGCCAACATGCCCTCGACCCTGGAAGCCGTCGACCTGTTCCTCGAGGCTGGCATCCTCTACGCCCCGGGCAAGGCCTCCAACGCCGGTGGTGTGGCCTGTAGCGGACTGGAGATGAGCCAGAACGCCATGCGCCTGCACTGGACCGCCGGAGAGGTGGACACCAAGCTGCACGGCATCATGCAGTCGATCCACCACGCCTGCGTCGCCCACGGTGAAGAGAACGGCCGGATCAACTACGTCAAAGGCGCCAACATCGCCGGCTTCGTCAAGGTCGCCGATGCCATGCTGGCCCAGGGCGTGGTCTAGGCCAGCCGCAAGCTTCAAGCGGCAAGAAAGAGCCCCTGCCGGATCGTCCGGTGGGGGCTTTTCGTTTGGGCGGCCCGCCCGGCCCGTGCCTGTTGGGCTTCGCTGCGCTCAGCGCCAACCTACCCATGTGCGTCCGATCGCCCAGGGGACATGGCCATGTCCATGCACAGCTTCCAGCTTCTGGCTAGGGCGTAGGTTTGGTTGAGGAGCGAAGCGACGAAGCCCAACACATCCTGCCCGTGCCTGTTTGAGCGTTTCCACGCTCCGCATGGGAACCATCGGGTCCCCAGTCACGTAGGGTGGAAAACGCGCGAGGCGCTTTTCCACGCGGGACGTGCAAGGGCAAGGCCATGCGCAGAACCGGCGCCGCTTGCGCGTGGACGGCTTCGGCCATCCACCCTACGCTCGAGGCTTGCCGCTGCCCCTACCAGTAGTTCTCCACCGCCACTTGTCCCGGCCTTCGGGTCAGGGAGAGGTTCAAATCGCGGGCCTTGAGGATGGCGCGGGTATCCTCGATCATCTGCGGGTTACCACAGAGCATGATCCGCGAATGCTCGGGCGTCAGCTGCAGATCGGCGGCGCGCTCCAGCTCGCCGTTCTCGATCAGTGTGGTGATGCGCCCGTGCAACGCACCGGG
This DNA window, taken from Pseudomonas sp. FeN3W, encodes the following:
- the gdhA gene encoding NADP-specific glutamate dehydrogenase — encoded protein: MIETVDAFLARLKQRDPHQPEFHQAVEEVVRSLWPFLQAHPHYMQAGIIERMVEPERSIIFRVPWVDDQGRVQVNRGFRIQMNSAIGPYKGGLRFHPSVNIGVLKFLAFEQVFKNSLTSLPMGGGKGGSDFNPKGKSDNEVMRFCQSFMTELYRHIGADLDVPAGDIGVGGREIGFLFGQYKRLSNQFTSVLTGKGLAYGGSLIRPEATGYGCVYFAEEMLKSSHSSFDGKRVAISGSGNVAQYAAQKVMELGGRVVSLSDSGGTLHFPDGMTAEQWQYLMDLKNVRRGRLEEMGTHFGVTYLADQRPWNLPCDIALPCATQNELDGEDARALLKNGCICVAEGANMPSTLEAVDLFLEAGILYAPGKASNAGGVACSGLEMSQNAMRLHWTAGEVDTKLHGIMQSIHHACVAHGEENGRINYVKGANIAGFVKVADAMLAQGVV